In Streptacidiphilus sp. P02-A3a, the DNA window TGACCAGCCACCGCCGGGTGCTCCACAGCAGCGTGCCCCGTCCGGGCGGGTCCGCGGGGGTGCTGCTCCCCACGCCTGCGTCCAGGACTGCCTGTTGCGGTTGAGCCGACACTGCTGGTCTCCACTCTGACACAGACAGCACCCAGGTCGGGGCTGTGCCTGGCACGTCCGCGCGGTAGCCGCGGAACGGCGAAAGCCTACCGTCACGGCGACAACTCGCGTTGTCGCGGGTGCCAACTCTGCGTAGGGTGGCAGTATGACGGAGCGCACTCCGTCACCGCCCGGCCTCCGTCGAGCCCCACTCATGTGAAAGAAGCCCTCAGATGGCCGCTGCTGCTCCGCCCCGCCCGTACACCGTGCTGCTGGTCGAGGACGACGACGCCGATGCCATGCTCGTCGAGGAGGCCCTGCTGGACCGCGGTATGGCCCGGAGCGTCCAGCGCGCGGTGGACGGCGTCGCCGCGCTCGGTTACCTCCGGGACGCCGGGAACCCACGCCCCGACCTGATCGTTCTCGACCTCAACATGCCCCGGATGAACGGCCGCGAGCTGCTCTCGGTCCTGAAGAAGGACCAGACCCTGGTCAGCGTGCCGGTGGTGGTGCTGACCACCTCGGCCGCGCCCGACGACGTCACCGGCGCGTACCAGGAGCACGCCAACGCCTACGTCACCAAGCC includes these proteins:
- a CDS encoding response regulator → MAAAAPPRPYTVLLVEDDDADAMLVEEALLDRGMARSVQRAVDGVAALGYLRDAGNPRPDLIVLDLNMPRMNGRELLSVLKKDQTLVSVPVVVLTTSAAPDDVTGAYQEHANAYVTKPVNLDDFVQAVQSIDTFFLDTVTKPS